The segment ATATGAGCGCAAACAGAAGCATTTGGCCAAACCGTGTTAGTGTACACCTCAGATTTATTTCCACTGCTGAGATAAGACAAACCTCGTTCCTGAGCTACAGTGGAAGTCGACCAACTAGGATTCTTCATTGGCGACTGATGGACGATTCTCAAAGCCGTTTTgcttatttgttagtttttggtCTACGAATATAAGAGTTTAATATTCATAATCATTACAGTGTGCTGAGTTTtgtaagagaaacaaaaactgattaaaaagctTTCTAAGTTTTTGATCTTGAACTAATATTTCTGCTATGGCTCATAAAAATGTGCACGTTTTAATTTaactccaaaaaaaagaaaatgctgctaAGGTTGTTTTGGAAGGAGGACTCAGCTGTGAATTATTTTGAACTGACAGAGTTTCTGGTGGCGAGCTGTTCGACAGGATCGTAGAGAAAGGTTTCTACACCGAGAGAGATGCCAGCCAGCTCATCCATCAGATCCTCGATGCTGTCAAATACCTCCATGACATGGGGATCGTCCACAGAGACCTGAAGGTATTTTAGctcaggaaacacagaaaaaaacaccccaaaagACCCAGCTCACTTTGACCTTGCTTTGTCCATTTTCAAACCTCTGCAGCCGGAGAATTTGCTGTATTACAGCATGGACGAAGACTCCAAGATCATGATCAGTGACTTTGGTCTGTCGAAGATCGAGGGAGCGGGCAGCGTCATGTCCACAGCCTGTGGCACTCCTGGCTACGTGGGTAAGAAACGCTTCCATCCCGCCTCTTTCCTCCTTTCATACGAGCGGCTGGGATCTCCTCTCCACTCGCCGAGCTCTGAGAGGCTCTTCCAGCCACTACTGAGTCAGGCTCGAGGGTTTCACGAGCGCTCTCTTTCTGTTTAGCGTGACCAGTCTGATCACACGTCACCAGAAGGTCAAGATTACTTGAATTTACTCTCACCATGTATTTCCCCGCTGTGTTTCGTGTGTTGTTCGCAGCTCCCGAGGTGCTTGCCCAGAAGCCCTACAGTAAAGCAGTGGATTGTTGGTCCATAGGAGTTATTTCTTACATCCTGTAAGTTCATCTTAATACCTTGATCGAATAAAACCCAGATTTCCAAATAGTTGGGAAGTTGTTGAAAccgtcaataaaaacagaacgcaatgatttgcaaatctcataaacctatatcttattcacaatggaacatagtaaatataTTATATGTATAAACTGtgaaattgtgaataaaaataattcatatttcagcaagatgaTGCTTTCAACCACAGACTGTATTTAATACAACAGGAAACTCCTGGAGCTGAACTGGGCCGCCTACAGTTCAGACCTCTCACCGCTAGAAAACAATGTTTCCAGactgttattaaaaacagagGAGCTGTGGTCAGCATGACCCCGTTCCGACTTTTCTGAGACGTGCTGCTGCCAtgcaattcaaaatgacctttttaataatttcttcaAGAACTGACACACTTCCTTAgcttaaacatttgatatgtttattgaGCTCCTCTGTGGAATAAATAAAGCACACAGTGTTTCAATAGTAGAACAGGGgttgtgtatttatatatattttaaaaaaaagtttgaataatACTGGATGTGTTTCTTTCTCTGTCCCTCAGATTATGTGGATACCCTCCATTTTATGACGAAAATGACGCCAAGTTATTCGAGCAGATTCTGAAGGCCGAATATGAGTTTGACTCTCCGTACTGGGACGACATCTCAGATTCAGGTACTGCTGGAAATGGCGCGACACGTGCAGCAGTCGCGGGTCACGTTTATCCCTTGGAATGACCCCCGGTCCTCTATTTTCTCGTCAGCCAAAGACTTCATCTGCCACATGATGGAAAAGGACCCTCTGAAGAGATACACGTGTGAGCTGGCCCTCCAGCATCCATGGTAGGATTTGCTgtgtttatcatttgttttattcatttgttctGCCACGAGTCacacttaaaacacacacaatcatagTCACAGGCAACGAGACAGGATTggccaaaaagaagaaagaagtgGTCAGACTTTTTTCGATGTTAACCTTTCGAATGGCAGAAAACCGCCTCGGATGTCCGCAGTGCACATTTCTAAATCTCTCTGTGGGGTTAACAAAGTTCTCTGATCGCAGGATATGCGGCGACACGGCTCTTGACAAGAACATCCACGAATCGGTCAGCGCACAAATCAAGAAGAACTTCGCCAAAAGTAAATGGAAGGTCAGTGAACACTCATTCGGTCTGGAGGAGTTTCAGGACACGCTGCTTCTCTCTGCTCTCAGACTTTAGCCAAAATCTGGCTTTGATTCATTTCTCCGAATGTTATTTTTACTGTGCAAGAAAGCCTGCAAGAGtcctttaaacagaaataataagaatctatttttttttggttgtttttcgaCGTGTTGTGTTGCAGCTTCCCTGTTACACCGCGGTGAGCCTGTGTGGGTGTTTTGTCATAAACAATTTAATGCAACAACCTGTGGGCTTAAACCATCTGCGaggttcttgttttgtttgctttgtgctctgcgctttcagttttttttttaaattgcttatTTAGTTTTATCGTCTCTATAGTTCTTGATTTACTGGGTTTGAAGACAGCAGAGATAAATGTCATTTACGcaggaaaatatatttaaaaaattgtgtgTAGTGATCAGATGAGTTTTAAAAGTACTACAGTTATGACAAATCTGTccctgttttataaaacagaatttaaatgaactaattATTGTCATTTATACCAACACCTAATTTAACCAGCAGctcctgctgccttgcatgttttaaacaaagatcccgTTAGctctcagggtatgtgttggggatgactctcagctactaccacaccaaacctcccttcagtatctgtaaaagtgaccgagttatagccacttcTTGGGTTTGTTATGGTTGGtcactgtggcagccatcttgaatctggttggctccaaaagtgaatcagagTTTCATTGAAGTCCGTCCAGTGtgtcaagagatattttgctaacagacgaacacaCACTTGTAATATTAAAGCGATGTTGATATAAAAGTGTAAACAGTCTGTGACCTCAATAAATGTTACAACAATGTGACTGATTTTAGCTGAGCCTTACTAGAACTGCAAATCTAATTATaggttttatttactgttaactTCCTCTAAAGAGTTATACAACGGCCAACCAAAGGGCAGATTTCgccgccatttttgtgtttctgatgagTGACCgaagctgctgtgttttattttttatttctgctccagCAAGCGTTTAACGCCACCGCCGTGGTGCGACACATGCGGAGGTTGCAGCTGGGCACCAGCCTCGAGGGACCCAGTCAGATCACTCCCACCAGTCCCTGCCATGGACATCTGCTCCccgaggaggtggaggagggggaggaggaggaggtggaggacgAGCCGGggaacgaggaggaggagagccgTGAGTTAGGCGCTCACAGTCAGCGTCCGTCTCATCTCTAACGTGTACAGTTTCCAGACCAGACGGGTTCCCACTGCCCTCGACGAGTTCGCTTCAGATTACATTCAGCTCCACAAATGTTTAGTCAGGAAtgcatacttttatttttgccttatGTGtagatttttctgctttaattaaagttttttttaaaaccagtcgTTTAAACCTctcgaacaaacaaacaatcaaaaatattaggatagttttttttatctttggacTGGTAGATTCAGCCCCACCTGATGATAAACACCATCTCTGAAGCTTGTTTTGCAGATGGGACAACAATTGTCCCCTTCGAAGCTCTAAAAATGAGCATTGCCCCATCCTTTGATAGTTAAGTTTTCTCTGTAACATTTAAACCTGCGAGAGTGgactaaaataaagaaaggttGATCGTGTTTTAATCAGTAACCTTTAATTCCATtgttgtggaaaataaaaaggtgcatAGGTCGAAATGTCAATCCTCT is part of the Kryptolebias marmoratus isolate JLee-2015 linkage group LG4, ASM164957v2, whole genome shotgun sequence genome and harbors:
- the camk1a gene encoding calcium/calmodulin-dependent protein kinase type 1; its protein translation is MPLGEDGNGWKKKTSDIKEHYDFKEVLGTGAFSEVVLAEEKRTQRLVAIKCIPKKALEGKENNIENEIAVLHRIKHPNIVSLEDIFESTSHLYLVMQLVSGGELFDRIVEKGFYTERDASQLIHQILDAVKYLHDMGIVHRDLKPENLLYYSMDEDSKIMISDFGLSKIEGAGSVMSTACGTPGYVAPEVLAQKPYSKAVDCWSIGVISYILLCGYPPFYDENDAKLFEQILKAEYEFDSPYWDDISDSAKDFICHMMEKDPLKRYTCELALQHPWICGDTALDKNIHESVSAQIKKNFAKSKWKQAFNATAVVRHMRRLQLGTSLEGPSQITPTSPCHGHLLPEEVEEGEEEEVEDEPGNEEEESLSHYEDGRRGSNEGSADRDSLRSCTYCCRPTSRI